Proteins from a genomic interval of Pseudovibrio sp. Tun.PSC04-5.I4:
- a CDS encoding AMP-binding protein, producing MKMLLETGHFDGFVNSNTPTPELQPEFNVDLYPYQKKLNVGVELADALVERGFGEHSALVGSSETISYQQLCDLSNQIARVLSEDFGIVSGNRVMIRSRNCPMMVACFLAILKVGAVAFNTIALMRAKELSILVDKAKVDLVLCQKGLEEELNLLDRDMRPNLKIAEFSATIDGTATVNAKAACKSTKYEAVKTSQNDIALLASTSGTTGKPKITMHRHRDILAIADGFARQVLKIVPDDICIGTPPLAFTFGLGGLAVFPLRFGATAVLLEQTSPTNLAGFIGQYGATVCFSAPTAYKVILSEETNDKLLKTLRCAVSAGENLPQPVLEGWQNRINVPIINAMGSTEALHTFISTRLEDFKSGSSGLRPIEGYEVEIFDDDMKPAGIEKPGWLGFRGPTGCRYMDDDRQAEYVKNGWNITGDFFRKDRNGKLHFVSRADDMIISSGYNIAAAEVEEALLSHPYVRECAVVGVPDSDRGSIVRAHVVLNDKDSKLENLVETLQEHVKSAISPYKYPRSIIFGDSLPKTETGKLKRHMLRKAEIIKGDCATEKDSLIGDIASDPTIGAGNFLFRVHELAANNERTAVTHVDFDGQAWGFSLNDLVAKANHISSCYWHLGIRAKSIVALYLEDGISYYLHYLALTKIGAIPAFLNGGVTPEIASKYLSKIKPELLVSEGERLDEILTYSGNFKCPTTDIVEVEKQPFSLPCEAYEHSDDDTVLISHTSGTTGLPKAVSFSQKSIIYGVKKQLGKKLGNAMLSAAPVSHAAAVTMLMSNIMRMNHLIIVSDKSPEGIAAAIETFEPSIMFAFPSVYVDLCRIDIDPKRLASINIWMSTADACHEPHVRKMLQYGHRYEDGKRVDGALFIDNLGSSEFAFGIFRNIHTLKTNNYNRCVGKPFSWIEVALFDEQDKKITDYGVVGRLGVKSPSVTSGYWDNQEATADAILDGYWLTGDLIYKGENGLYYHVDRTSDSMQLDGKTYYSCQLEESFLKNIPAIFDCTVVQGEPKGTLKVEVEVKEGLSFADIEQRISEFSKENNLPEISEIKLVSPGSNEGVTGKKLKRVIRETA from the coding sequence ATGAAAATGTTGCTTGAAACTGGGCATTTTGACGGATTTGTGAACAGCAACACTCCAACACCTGAGTTGCAGCCAGAATTTAATGTTGACCTTTACCCTTATCAAAAAAAATTGAATGTAGGTGTTGAATTAGCAGATGCGTTAGTCGAGCGAGGGTTCGGTGAACACTCCGCTTTAGTTGGCTCGAGTGAAACCATCTCGTATCAGCAGCTCTGCGACCTTTCAAATCAGATTGCTAGAGTTCTCAGTGAAGATTTTGGCATTGTATCAGGGAACCGGGTCATGATCCGGTCAAGAAACTGCCCGATGATGGTGGCATGTTTCCTGGCAATCTTGAAAGTTGGCGCCGTCGCTTTCAATACCATCGCGCTGATGCGTGCGAAGGAGTTGAGCATTTTGGTCGATAAGGCCAAGGTTGATTTGGTTCTTTGTCAAAAGGGTTTGGAAGAAGAACTTAACCTGCTGGATAGGGATATGCGGCCTAATCTGAAAATCGCAGAATTTTCGGCAACCATCGATGGTACAGCGACCGTGAACGCTAAGGCCGCATGCAAATCGACTAAGTATGAGGCAGTTAAAACCTCCCAGAATGACATTGCACTGTTAGCTAGTACATCCGGTACGACTGGAAAACCCAAGATCACCATGCACCGTCATCGTGATATCCTCGCAATTGCTGACGGATTTGCAAGGCAAGTTCTTAAGATTGTGCCTGACGATATTTGCATAGGCACACCTCCGCTAGCATTCACTTTCGGTTTGGGCGGTCTGGCTGTATTCCCCCTACGCTTTGGTGCTACCGCCGTCTTATTGGAGCAGACATCACCAACCAATCTGGCTGGATTTATCGGCCAATATGGTGCAACTGTCTGCTTCTCTGCACCAACAGCATACAAAGTTATACTATCCGAAGAAACCAACGACAAACTTCTCAAGACTTTACGATGCGCAGTATCCGCCGGTGAGAATTTGCCGCAACCGGTGTTAGAAGGCTGGCAAAATCGTATAAACGTTCCAATCATAAATGCGATGGGATCAACTGAGGCACTGCATACATTTATTTCAACCCGACTGGAGGATTTTAAGTCGGGGTCTTCCGGCCTTAGGCCAATTGAGGGGTACGAGGTTGAGATATTTGACGATGATATGAAGCCGGCTGGGATTGAGAAACCGGGCTGGTTGGGCTTTCGCGGACCAACAGGCTGCCGCTATATGGACGATGACCGACAGGCAGAATATGTCAAGAATGGCTGGAACATCACCGGCGACTTCTTCCGTAAAGATCGGAATGGAAAACTCCATTTCGTTTCAAGAGCAGACGATATGATTATTTCGTCTGGCTACAATATAGCCGCTGCTGAAGTTGAAGAAGCACTGCTTTCTCATCCATACGTTCGAGAATGTGCGGTCGTAGGTGTTCCCGATTCAGATAGAGGAAGTATCGTTCGGGCGCATGTCGTGTTGAATGATAAAGATAGCAAATTAGAAAATTTAGTTGAGACACTACAAGAACACGTGAAGAGTGCGATATCACCTTACAAGTATCCGAGGTCCATAATTTTTGGTGACAGTTTACCCAAGACAGAGACGGGTAAATTGAAACGACATATGCTGCGCAAGGCCGAAATCATCAAAGGGGACTGTGCTACAGAAAAGGATTCTTTGATAGGTGATATTGCTAGTGATCCAACAATAGGAGCAGGAAACTTTCTCTTTCGTGTTCATGAGCTAGCAGCAAATAACGAACGTACAGCAGTCACTCACGTTGATTTTGATGGGCAAGCCTGGGGATTTTCATTGAATGACCTGGTGGCAAAAGCAAACCATATATCATCTTGCTACTGGCATTTGGGTATCCGGGCAAAATCCATCGTTGCGTTGTATTTAGAAGACGGCATTTCCTATTATCTTCACTACCTTGCTTTAACGAAAATCGGAGCAATCCCTGCATTCTTAAATGGGGGGGTGACACCAGAAATTGCAAGCAAATATCTGTCGAAGATCAAACCTGAGTTGCTTGTTTCCGAAGGAGAGAGACTGGATGAAATCCTCACCTACAGTGGCAATTTCAAATGTCCAACGACAGATATCGTCGAGGTAGAGAAACAACCTTTCTCGCTTCCCTGTGAGGCCTATGAACACTCGGATGATGACACTGTTCTCATTAGCCATACTTCCGGAACGACAGGCCTACCAAAAGCGGTTTCCTTTAGTCAGAAATCAATAATTTATGGTGTCAAAAAGCAGCTTGGTAAAAAGCTTGGTAATGCCATGTTATCAGCAGCTCCTGTCTCACACGCTGCTGCCGTCACAATGCTGATGAGTAACATCATGCGTATGAACCATCTGATTATAGTTTCAGATAAGTCGCCTGAAGGGATAGCGGCAGCAATTGAGACTTTTGAGCCATCGATTATGTTCGCATTCCCTAGTGTCTATGTCGATTTGTGTCGGATCGACATAGATCCGAAACGTCTTGCTTCAATCAATATATGGATGAGTACTGCGGATGCATGCCACGAGCCTCACGTTAGGAAAATGCTACAATACGGTCATCGTTATGAGGATGGTAAGCGTGTAGATGGTGCCCTGTTCATTGATAACCTGGGCTCTTCGGAATTCGCTTTTGGTATATTTCGAAATATTCACACGCTTAAGACTAACAACTACAACCGTTGCGTGGGTAAGCCTTTTTCCTGGATCGAAGTTGCACTCTTTGATGAACAGGACAAGAAGATCACTGATTATGGTGTAGTTGGCAGGCTTGGGGTTAAATCACCGAGTGTAACTTCAGGATATTGGGACAACCAAGAGGCTACTGCCGATGCTATTCTTGACGGTTACTGGCTTACTGGGGATCTAATCTACAAAGGTGAAAATGGCCTTTATTACCACGTTGATAGGACAAGTGATTCAATGCAGTTGGACGGCAAAACCTACTATAGCTGTCAACTCGAAGAATCCTTTTTAAAAAACATCCCTGCGATCTTCGATTGTACAGTGGTTCAAGGCGAACCTAAAGGAACCTTGAAGGTTGAAGTGGAAGTAAAAGAGGGGCTGTCTTTCGCAGATATCGAGCAGCGAATATCTGAATTTTCTAAAGAGAATAACCTTCCAGAGATTTCCGAGATCAAACTAGTTTCTCCTGGATCTAATGAAGGTGTCACAGGGAAAAAACTAAAGCGCGTCATCCGCGAGACTGCTTGA
- a CDS encoding thioesterase family protein → MLKDIEMSSNAKLFSVSKNVEFCETDMAGIAHYSNIFRYVEYAETRFFQQGGMSICDPDKDQKWPILSVNCDFLRPMTFGDEILIAINIGRIGTKSLVLNFFICKKLSDGSEEDVSRGQLTVIYAKASGEHGKIATAEIPPDFKDYLLGYLVAEDCDEITAG, encoded by the coding sequence ATGCTTAAAGACATAGAAATGTCATCAAATGCGAAACTGTTTTCTGTTTCAAAAAATGTAGAATTTTGCGAAACAGACATGGCAGGCATCGCGCATTATTCAAATATCTTTCGATATGTAGAGTATGCAGAGACGAGATTTTTCCAACAAGGTGGAATGAGCATCTGCGATCCGGACAAAGATCAAAAATGGCCGATCCTCTCAGTGAACTGCGACTTTCTGCGACCAATGACTTTTGGCGATGAGATACTCATCGCCATAAATATCGGCCGAATTGGCACAAAGTCACTAGTGCTCAATTTTTTCATATGTAAAAAACTCAGCGATGGCAGCGAAGAAGATGTTTCCAGGGGGCAGCTGACGGTTATATACGCCAAGGCGTCGGGCGAGCATGGCAAGATTGCAACTGCCGAAATTCCACCAGATTTCAAAGATTACCTTCTTGGATATTTAGTGGCAGAAGATTGTGATGAAATAACAGCTGGTTAG